In one window of Leptospira sp. WS92.C1 DNA:
- a CDS encoding adenylate/guanylate cyclase domain-containing protein, with protein MIQPFLAVLFGCLKSIFTKSDLRLWFIFSFLFSVSIFTPIHGQVQDARIEIKDPSRVYQLTGMWKFKPEDRSEYKNFEYDDSSWNSFPVAKSWHFEGYNYDGVGWFRMRFIPSENFKGKTLGIMIPYVDHAYEVYLNGEKVGGRGQISSEGKLLRSNTRNDYFSLPSDLVRIGAENTIAFRISSAGGLGGFAFSDFYFGEDVLVREKFFSFLLWFASIAGIFFFGGMYHLFLFIGRKKEKQYLYFGILSIIAGMQTMGIKTLGFWIWDNTWFNLYLNATGIVLFPYLSFLFFESFFEFQRTWFIRISQYAALFIFIVFNLCYIPIVYGKTPDPYLYYGFFWRYLLSIAILNNAVGMIYSLYITLSAVKRGMLGSKTMLAGFLAFGGFLIHGILSYVGMIGHETYFEIGFLLFVTSMAIAMALKFSKLHNESDRLNRELNIKNKELITLYVSYARFVPKEFLLNLGKESILDVKLGDQIEKEMTVMFSDIRSFTELSEKMTPEENFNFINSYLKRMSPIIQVNSGYIDKFLGDGIMALFQQQVDDALNAAIEMQKYMITYNQYRNKKNYIPIKIGIGLHYGKLMLGTIGGEERMEGTVISDAVNLASRIESLTKLYGCDIIVSEQALFRMSNPDKFHYRLLDTVNVKGKSDHVSVFEIFDGLSDVDLRLRLDTKGLFEKGIDLYRAQEFKESFSHFQDVLRLNPNDTAAKLFVLRCEQAIQFGVHENWDSISKLT; from the coding sequence ATGATTCAACCATTCCTTGCCGTTTTATTCGGATGTTTGAAATCGATCTTTACAAAGTCAGACTTGCGTCTGTGGTTTATTTTTTCCTTTTTATTTTCAGTGTCGATTTTCACTCCGATCCATGGACAGGTTCAAGACGCGAGAATCGAAATTAAGGATCCTTCTCGGGTTTATCAACTTACAGGTATGTGGAAATTTAAACCGGAGGATCGATCCGAATATAAAAATTTCGAATACGACGATTCCTCGTGGAATTCGTTTCCTGTCGCAAAGAGTTGGCATTTCGAAGGATACAATTATGACGGAGTCGGATGGTTTCGGATGCGTTTTATTCCCTCCGAAAATTTCAAAGGTAAGACGTTAGGCATCATGATTCCGTATGTGGATCATGCGTATGAAGTTTATCTCAACGGAGAAAAAGTCGGAGGAAGAGGACAGATTTCATCCGAAGGTAAACTTTTACGTTCCAATACTCGGAACGACTATTTTTCTCTTCCGTCCGATCTTGTCCGGATCGGAGCGGAGAATACGATTGCGTTTCGGATTTCCAGCGCGGGTGGTCTTGGAGGGTTTGCGTTTTCCGATTTCTATTTTGGAGAGGACGTTCTTGTCCGAGAAAAATTTTTCTCGTTTCTTCTTTGGTTCGCCTCCATCGCTGGAATTTTTTTCTTCGGAGGAATGTATCACCTGTTTCTTTTTATAGGTAGGAAAAAAGAGAAACAATATCTCTATTTTGGAATCTTATCGATCATCGCCGGGATGCAGACGATGGGGATCAAAACTTTGGGGTTTTGGATTTGGGACAATACTTGGTTTAATCTCTATCTAAACGCAACGGGAATTGTTTTGTTTCCGTATCTTTCCTTTTTGTTCTTTGAAAGTTTTTTTGAATTTCAAAGAACCTGGTTTATCCGAATTTCCCAATATGCGGCATTATTCATTTTTATTGTATTCAACTTGTGTTATATTCCAATTGTTTACGGAAAAACGCCAGACCCTTATTTGTATTACGGATTTTTTTGGAGATACCTGCTTTCTATCGCTATTTTAAACAATGCGGTGGGTATGATTTATTCCCTCTATATTACGCTTTCCGCGGTCAAAAGAGGGATGTTGGGAAGTAAAACGATGTTGGCCGGATTTCTTGCGTTTGGCGGATTTTTAATTCACGGAATTCTTTCTTACGTCGGAATGATCGGACACGAAACGTATTTCGAGATCGGTTTTTTGCTTTTTGTGACCAGCATGGCGATTGCAATGGCGCTTAAGTTTTCAAAATTACACAATGAGTCGGATCGACTCAATCGCGAACTCAATATAAAAAACAAAGAATTGATTACTCTTTATGTTTCGTATGCTCGTTTTGTTCCGAAAGAGTTTTTGCTAAATCTGGGAAAGGAGTCGATTCTGGACGTCAAATTAGGCGATCAAATCGAAAAGGAAATGACGGTCATGTTTTCCGATATTCGATCGTTTACCGAACTTTCCGAAAAGATGACTCCGGAAGAAAATTTCAATTTTATCAATTCCTATTTGAAACGAATGAGTCCGATCATTCAGGTCAATAGCGGATACATCGATAAATTTTTAGGCGACGGAATTATGGCCTTATTTCAGCAGCAGGTCGATGATGCTTTGAACGCAGCAATTGAAATGCAAAAATACATGATCACATACAATCAGTATAGAAATAAAAAGAACTATATTCCGATTAAGATTGGAATCGGGCTTCATTACGGAAAGTTGATGTTAGGAACGATCGGCGGAGAGGAGAGAATGGAGGGAACCGTAATATCCGACGCCGTAAATCTTGCGTCCCGTATTGAAAGCCTTACAAAATTATACGGCTGCGACATCATCGTAAGCGAACAGGCTTTGTTTAGAATGAGCAATCCGGACAAATTTCATTATCGTTTGCTGGATACAGTGAACGTCAAAGGTAAGAGCGATCACGTTTCTGTATTCGAGATATTTGACGGACTTTCCGACGTGGATTTAAGACTTCGGTTGGATACCAAAGGCCTGTTTGAAAAGGGAATCGATCTCTATCGAGCCCAGGAATTTAAGGAAAGTTTTTCTCATTTTCAAGATGTGCTGAGACTCAACCCAAACGATACGGCCGCTAAGTTATTCGTTTTACGTTGTGAACAAGCGATTCAGTTCGGCGTTCATGAAAATTGGGATTCGATTTCAAAACTGACGTGA